From one Rhodoferax sp. PAMC 29310 genomic stretch:
- a CDS encoding IS256 family transposase — MTVEMKPLPAELIDALLADYKKPEDLIGQNGLLTQLTKALVERALQAELTGHLGHGKNQLVANEAGNTRNGCSKKTLKGDFGQLPIEIPRDRAGTFELQLLGKHQTRWSGFDDKILSLYARGMTVREIQGHLQEMYGAEVSPILISSVTDAVMDEVKAWQSRPLEALYPIVYMDCIHVKVRDNGTVRVKALYLAIGVNLDGLKEVLGLWMAQTEGAKFWLQVVTELKNRGVADIFIACVDGLKGFPDAIEAVFPKATVQLCIVHMVRHSLNFVGWKQRKEVAADLRLIYAAPTESEAERQLTAFEVKWDDSFAPIGRSWRRNWTRLIPFFEYPPDIRKVIYTTNAIESVNMSLRKITKTRGSFPTEDAVFKLFYLALNNISQKWTMPIRDWKAALNRFTIQFDERMPRV, encoded by the coding sequence ATGACCGTAGAGATGAAACCCTTACCCGCCGAGCTGATTGACGCCCTGTTGGCCGACTACAAAAAGCCCGAAGACCTGATTGGCCAGAATGGCCTCTTGACGCAGCTCACCAAAGCCTTGGTCGAGCGAGCTTTGCAAGCCGAATTGACCGGCCACCTGGGTCACGGCAAGAACCAGTTGGTTGCCAATGAAGCGGGCAACACCCGCAACGGGTGCAGCAAGAAAACGCTCAAAGGCGATTTTGGCCAGCTACCCATAGAAATCCCCCGTGACCGCGCCGGCACCTTCGAGCTCCAACTGCTTGGCAAACACCAGACCCGCTGGAGCGGCTTTGACGACAAGATACTGTCGCTGTATGCCCGAGGCATGACGGTACGCGAGATTCAAGGCCATCTGCAGGAGATGTACGGCGCCGAAGTGTCTCCTATCCTGATTTCATCCGTGACCGACGCCGTCATGGACGAGGTCAAAGCCTGGCAGTCGCGCCCCTTGGAGGCGCTGTACCCCATCGTCTACATGGACTGCATTCACGTCAAGGTGCGCGACAACGGTACTGTGCGGGTCAAGGCCCTGTACTTGGCCATTGGCGTCAACCTGGACGGCCTCAAAGAGGTACTGGGCCTGTGGATGGCCCAAACCGAAGGGGCCAAGTTCTGGCTGCAGGTGGTGACTGAACTGAAGAACCGGGGCGTGGCTGACATCTTTATCGCCTGCGTAGATGGGCTCAAAGGTTTCCCTGACGCCATTGAGGCAGTCTTCCCCAAGGCGACGGTGCAGCTTTGCATTGTTCACATGGTGCGTCACAGCCTGAACTTCGTGGGGTGGAAACAGCGCAAGGAAGTCGCCGCGGATTTGCGGCTGATTTACGCTGCGCCCACTGAATCCGAAGCTGAGCGACAACTCACGGCATTCGAGGTCAAATGGGACGATTCCTTCGCTCCGATTGGGCGCTCCTGGCGGCGCAACTGGACACGCTTGATACCGTTCTTTGAATACCCGCCAGACATCCGAAAAGTGATTTACACGACCAACGCCATTGAGTCCGTGAACATGAGCCTGCGCAAAATAACCAAGACCCGCGGCTCGTTCCCAACTGAGGACGCAGTGTTCAAGCTGTTCTATCTGGCACTGAACAACATCAGCCAGAAATGGACGATGCCGATTCGGGATTGGAAGGCTGCTCTGAACCGCTTTACCATTCAGTTTGACGAGCGCATGCCGCGCGTCTAA
- a CDS encoding CDGSH iron-sulfur domain-containing protein gives MTSPHRASDTPFAVNVELGKDYFWCACGQSKSQPFCDGSHKGSSFTPIQYSADASKEVYFCGCKASNNKPLCDGTHKNPV, from the coding sequence ATGACCTCTCCCCATCGCGCGTCCGACACGCCATTCGCAGTCAACGTTGAACTCGGCAAAGACTATTTTTGGTGTGCCTGTGGCCAAAGTAAAAGTCAGCCATTTTGCGATGGTTCACATAAAGGCAGCTCATTCACGCCGATTCAGTACAGCGCAGACGCCAGCAAGGAGGTTTACTTCTGCGGCTGCAAAGCCAGCAACAACAAGCCACTTTGCGACGGCACTCACAAAAATCCAGTTTGA